Proteins co-encoded in one Sphingopyxis sp. BE259 genomic window:
- the map gene encoding type I methionyl aminopeptidase, with translation MYDYVSVTTADAGAPTPVRDGTIKLHDEAGFAGMRKAGRLSAEILDALVPFVQPGVTTAAIDDLVRTMMLDGGGIPATLGYRGFTHSCCTSINHVVCHGIPDDKPVREGDIVNIDVTTIIDGWHGDTSRMYLVGDVPIKAKRLVEVTYECLMLGIEQAKPGNRMGDVAHAIQTHAERHRYSVVRDFCGHGLGQMFHDAPEVVHAGRPGTGPELRPGMFFTIEPMINTGKYAVKMLADGWTAVTRDRSLSAQFEHSIGITETGCEIFTASPEGLNAPPWN, from the coding sequence ATGTACGACTATGTTTCCGTAACCACCGCCGATGCCGGCGCCCCCACCCCGGTCCGCGACGGCACCATCAAGCTGCACGACGAGGCAGGCTTTGCCGGCATGCGCAAGGCGGGGCGGCTGTCGGCCGAAATCCTCGACGCACTCGTCCCCTTCGTCCAGCCGGGGGTGACCACCGCGGCGATCGACGATCTGGTCCGCACGATGATGCTCGACGGCGGCGGCATCCCGGCGACGCTCGGCTATCGCGGCTTCACCCATAGCTGCTGCACCAGCATCAACCATGTCGTCTGTCACGGCATCCCCGACGACAAGCCGGTGCGCGAGGGCGACATCGTCAATATCGACGTGACGACGATCATCGACGGTTGGCACGGCGACACCAGTCGCATGTATCTGGTTGGCGACGTCCCGATCAAGGCAAAGCGGCTGGTCGAGGTCACCTATGAATGCCTGATGCTCGGGATCGAGCAGGCCAAGCCCGGCAACCGCATGGGCGACGTCGCGCATGCGATCCAGACCCACGCCGAGCGCCACCGCTATTCGGTCGTCCGCGATTTCTGCGGGCATGGGCTCGGCCAGATGTTCCACGACGCCCCCGAGGTGGTCCACGCCGGCCGCCCCGGCACCGGTCCCGAACTTCGCCCCGGCATGTTCTTCACCATCGAGCCGATGATCAACACCGGCAAATATGCGGTGAAGATGCTCGCCGACGGCTGGACCGCGGTGACCCGCGACCGCTCGTTGTCGGCGCAGTTCGAACATAGCATCGGGATTACCGAAACCGGCTGCGAGATTTTCACCGCGAGTCCCGAGGGTCTGAACGCGCCGCCCTGGAACTGA
- a CDS encoding P-II family nitrogen regulator, protein MKKIEAIIKPFKLDEVKEALHEVGVSGITVTEAKGFGRQKGHTELYRGAEYVVDFLPKVKLEVIVEDSMAERVVEAIAAAAQTGRIGDGKIFVIPVETALRIRTGERNEDAL, encoded by the coding sequence GTGAAGAAGATTGAGGCGATCATCAAGCCGTTCAAGCTCGACGAGGTCAAGGAAGCACTGCACGAAGTCGGCGTCAGCGGCATCACCGTGACCGAAGCCAAGGGTTTTGGGCGTCAGAAAGGCCACACCGAACTGTATCGCGGCGCCGAATATGTCGTCGACTTCCTGCCCAAGGTGAAGCTGGAAGTGATCGTCGAAGACAGCATGGCCGAACGCGTGGTCGAGGCGATCGCCGCGGCGGCGCAGACCGGCCGCATCGGCGACGGCAAGATTTTCGTCATCCCGGTCGAGACCGCGCTCCGCATCCGCACCGGCGAGCGCAACGAGGACGCGCTGTAG
- a CDS encoding M20/M25/M40 family metallo-hydrolase, translated as MKSLPLAALLAVQLALAPAAHAKLSKAESGMAKTVEAEQARSIALLEKLVNQNSGSLNLEGVEKVGQMMRAELEPLGFKVAWKPMTDTGRAGHLIATHVGKPDTKRLLLIAHLDTVFEPDSPFQTFVRKGDLGEGPGAGDDKGGMVVIVAALRAMQAAGTLKGANIEIHMTGDEEDAGSPIEKARADLIAAGKRSDVALDFEGLVRDGGADMGSIARRSSDSWTVTATGKSAHSSGIFSAAAGDGAIYELTRILYRFRTELPEPNLTFNVGLIAGGQQAELDAGGIRATATGKTNIIAPIAVARGDLRALSPEQIERVKAKMTAIVAGHAPGTDAKISFDPGGYPSMAPTDGNRALLAKLNGVNRDLGLAEMAPLDPLKRGAGDISFVAADVDGLAGLGPYSTGDHALGEAVDIPSISRQATRAAILMSRLSAEKR; from the coding sequence ATGAAATCGCTGCCGCTTGCCGCCTTGCTCGCCGTCCAGCTCGCGCTCGCCCCGGCTGCGCACGCCAAGCTGTCGAAGGCCGAAAGCGGGATGGCCAAGACGGTGGAGGCTGAACAGGCTCGGTCAATCGCCTTGCTCGAAAAACTGGTCAACCAGAACAGCGGTTCGCTCAACCTTGAAGGGGTCGAAAAGGTCGGCCAGATGATGCGCGCAGAACTCGAGCCGCTCGGTTTCAAGGTGGCATGGAAGCCGATGACCGACACCGGGCGCGCCGGACATCTGATCGCCACCCATGTCGGCAAGCCCGACACCAAGCGCCTGCTGCTGATCGCGCATCTCGACACTGTGTTCGAACCCGACTCGCCGTTCCAGACATTCGTTCGCAAGGGCGATTTGGGCGAAGGGCCGGGCGCGGGTGACGACAAGGGCGGCATGGTCGTCATCGTCGCGGCGCTGCGCGCGATGCAGGCGGCGGGCACGCTGAAGGGCGCCAATATCGAAATTCATATGACCGGCGACGAGGAAGATGCGGGCAGCCCGATCGAGAAGGCGCGCGCCGACCTGATCGCCGCGGGCAAGCGCAGCGATGTCGCGCTCGATTTCGAAGGGCTGGTGCGTGATGGAGGCGCTGACATGGGGTCGATCGCGCGGCGCTCGTCGGATAGCTGGACGGTCACCGCGACGGGCAAGAGCGCGCACAGCTCGGGCATCTTCAGCGCCGCGGCGGGCGATGGCGCGATCTATGAACTGACGCGGATCCTCTACCGCTTTCGCACCGAGCTTCCCGAACCGAACCTCACGTTCAACGTCGGGCTGATCGCGGGCGGCCAGCAAGCCGAACTCGACGCGGGCGGCATCCGCGCCACCGCGACCGGCAAGACCAATATCATCGCCCCGATCGCCGTCGCGCGCGGCGACCTGCGCGCGCTGTCGCCCGAGCAGATCGAACGCGTGAAAGCCAAAATGACCGCGATCGTTGCAGGCCACGCCCCCGGCACCGACGCCAAGATCAGCTTCGATCCCGGCGGCTATCCATCAATGGCGCCGACCGACGGCAACCGCGCGCTCCTGGCCAAGCTCAACGGGGTCAACCGCGACCTCGGCCTCGCTGAAATGGCGCCGCTCGACCCGCTGAAGCGCGGCGCGGGCGACATCAGCTTTGTCGCGGCCGACGTCGACGGGCTTGCCGGTCTTGGCCCCTATTCGACCGGCGACCATGCCCTCGGCGAAGCGGTCGACATCCCCAGCATCTCCCGCCAAGCGACGCGCGCTGCCATATTGATGTCACGGCTGAGTGCTGAAAAGCGCTGA
- the glnA gene encoding type I glutamate--ammonia ligase: MATKPKDIIARIKENDIEWVDLRFTDPKGKWQHLTMVASVLGEDELEDGLMFDGSSIEGWKAINESDMILMPDLEAVYDDPFSATPMLVIFCDIVEPSTGEGYARDPRTTAKRAEAYVASTGIGDTVYVGPEAEFFMFDDVRFETGYNKSGFEIDDIELPTNTGRSYEGGNLAHRPRAKGGYFPVAPVDSAVDIRAEMVSTMLELGLPCDKHHHEVAAAQHELGLTFGTLTETADRMQIYKYVVHQVAHAYGKTATFMPKPIKDDNGSGMHTHISIWEKGKPLFAGNGYAGLSDMCLYFIGGVVKHAKALNAFTNPTTNSYKRLVPGFEAPVLLAYSSRNRSASCRIPYGTGAKAKRVEFRFPDAMANPYLCYSALLMAGLDGIQNKIHPGDPMDKNLYDLPPEELSEVPTVCGSLREALDSLAADHDFLLKGDVFSKDQIEAYIELKWDEVYRVEQTPSPVEFDMYYSA; this comes from the coding sequence ATGGCTACGAAGCCCAAGGACATTATCGCCCGGATCAAGGAAAACGACATCGAGTGGGTCGATCTGCGCTTCACCGATCCCAAGGGCAAGTGGCAGCACCTGACCATGGTCGCCTCGGTGCTGGGCGAAGACGAACTCGAAGACGGCCTGATGTTCGACGGCTCGTCGATCGAAGGGTGGAAGGCGATCAACGAATCCGACATGATCCTGATGCCCGACCTTGAGGCGGTGTACGACGATCCGTTCTCGGCCACGCCGATGCTCGTGATCTTCTGCGACATCGTCGAGCCCTCCACCGGCGAAGGCTATGCCCGCGACCCGCGCACCACGGCCAAGCGCGCCGAGGCCTATGTCGCCTCGACCGGCATCGGGGACACCGTCTATGTCGGCCCCGAAGCCGAGTTCTTCATGTTCGACGATGTCCGTTTCGAAACCGGATATAACAAGTCGGGGTTCGAGATCGACGATATCGAGCTGCCGACCAACACCGGTCGCAGCTATGAAGGCGGCAATCTCGCCCACCGCCCGCGCGCCAAAGGCGGCTATTTCCCCGTCGCGCCGGTCGACAGCGCCGTCGATATCCGCGCCGAGATGGTCTCGACGATGCTCGAACTCGGCCTGCCGTGCGACAAGCATCACCACGAAGTCGCTGCCGCGCAGCACGAGCTTGGCCTGACCTTCGGCACCCTGACCGAAACCGCCGACCGCATGCAGATCTACAAATATGTCGTGCACCAGGTCGCGCATGCTTACGGCAAGACCGCGACTTTCATGCCGAAGCCGATCAAGGACGACAACGGCAGCGGTATGCACACCCACATCTCGATCTGGGAAAAGGGCAAGCCGCTGTTCGCCGGTAACGGCTATGCGGGCCTGTCCGATATGTGCCTCTATTTCATCGGCGGCGTCGTCAAGCATGCCAAGGCGCTGAACGCCTTCACCAACCCGACGACGAACAGCTACAAGCGCCTGGTTCCCGGTTTCGAAGCGCCGGTGCTGCTGGCTTACTCCAGCCGCAACCGGTCGGCGTCGTGCCGCATCCCCTATGGCACCGGCGCCAAGGCGAAGCGCGTCGAATTCCGCTTCCCCGACGCAATGGCCAACCCCTATCTCTGCTACTCGGCGCTGCTGATGGCGGGTCTCGACGGCATTCAGAACAAGATCCACCCGGGCGATCCGATGGACAAGAATCTGTATGATCTGCCGCCCGAGGAACTGAGCGAAGTGCCGACCGTCTGCGGTTCGCTGCGCGAAGCGCTCGACAGCCTGGCCGCGGACCACGACTTCCTGCTGAAGGGCGACGTGTTCTCGAAAGACCAGATCGAAGCCTATATCGAGCTCAAGTGGGACGAAGTGTATCGCGTCGAACAGACCCCGAGCCCGGTCGAATTCGACATGTACTACAGCGCCTGA
- a CDS encoding helix-turn-helix transcriptional regulator, with protein MENRVREYREAAGWSQGELARRLGVSRQTINAVETDKYDPSLPLALRMAGLFALEVRELFIDHWTAKE; from the coding sequence GTGGAAAACCGGGTGCGCGAATATCGGGAAGCGGCGGGGTGGAGCCAGGGCGAGCTCGCCCGCCGCCTCGGCGTGTCGCGCCAGACGATCAACGCGGTCGAAACCGACAAATATGACCCCAGCCTGCCGCTGGCGCTGCGCATGGCAGGCCTGTTCGCGCTCGAAGTGCGTGAGCTGTTTATCGATCATTGGACGGCGAAGGAGTAG
- the trxA gene encoding thioredoxin TrxA translates to MGTKAISDDSFQADVLDSDTPVLVDFWAEWCGPCKMIGPSLEEIANELGEKVVIAKLNIDDHPNAPAKYGVRGIPTMILFKNGEVADTKVGAAPKSALKGWLEGAL, encoded by the coding sequence ATGGGTACCAAGGCAATCAGCGACGACAGCTTTCAGGCCGACGTCCTCGACAGCGACACTCCGGTGTTGGTCGATTTCTGGGCCGAGTGGTGCGGCCCGTGCAAGATGATCGGCCCGTCGCTGGAAGAAATCGCCAATGAGCTGGGCGAGAAGGTTGTGATCGCGAAGCTGAACATCGACGATCATCCGAACGCCCCCGCCAAATATGGTGTGCGCGGTATTCCGACGATGATTCTGTTCAAGAACGGCGAAGTCGCCGACACCAAGGTCGGCGCGGCGCCGAAGAGCGCGCTCAAGGGTTGGCTGGAAGGCGCGCTTTAA
- a CDS encoding aldehyde dehydrogenase family protein, with protein MSDTATHLKQNYIGGQWVDSKGGKSHDVINPATEEAASTVVLGTAADVDDAVAAAKEAFKTFSLTTREERLDLLNRIVEEYKKRAPDLAKSMASEMGAPVSFAGTAQVGAGIGGFLGTIAALKDFSFTEKYAAGVIAYEPIGVVGMITPWNWPLNQIALKVAPALAAGNTMVLKPSEECPGNATIFAEILDAAGVPPGVFNLVQGDGPTVGNAISAHPGIEMVSFTGSTRAGILVAKAAADTVKRVHQELGGKSPNIVLPDADFAAVLPPTVQGVLVNTGQSCIAPTRILVQKEREAEAVGVIKAMFDGTQVGDPMSEGGHIGPVVNKAQFDKIQGLIQSAIDEGATLETGGTGLPSNVNRGYYIKPTVFSGVTRDMRIANEEIFGPVATIMAYGDLDEAVDIANDTEYGLSAVISGDPAKAAAVAPKLRAGMVAVNAWGPGPGAAFGGYKASGNGREGGVFGLKDFMEVKSISGIPA; from the coding sequence ATGAGCGATACCGCAACGCACCTCAAGCAGAACTATATCGGCGGCCAGTGGGTCGACAGCAAAGGCGGCAAGTCGCACGACGTCATCAACCCGGCGACCGAAGAAGCCGCCTCGACCGTGGTTCTTGGCACCGCCGCCGATGTCGATGACGCGGTCGCGGCGGCAAAGGAGGCCTTCAAAACCTTCTCGCTAACCACCCGTGAAGAGCGCCTCGACCTTTTGAACCGCATCGTCGAGGAATATAAGAAGCGCGCCCCCGATCTTGCCAAATCTATGGCATCTGAAATGGGCGCCCCGGTCAGCTTCGCGGGCACCGCGCAGGTCGGCGCCGGGATCGGCGGCTTTCTTGGCACCATCGCGGCGCTGAAAGACTTCAGCTTCACCGAAAAATATGCCGCGGGCGTCATCGCTTACGAACCGATCGGCGTCGTCGGCATGATCACGCCGTGGAACTGGCCGCTCAACCAGATCGCGCTGAAGGTCGCGCCCGCGCTCGCCGCGGGCAACACGATGGTGCTCAAACCCTCCGAAGAATGCCCCGGCAACGCGACGATATTCGCCGAAATCCTCGACGCCGCGGGCGTCCCGCCGGGCGTATTCAACCTGGTGCAGGGCGATGGCCCGACCGTCGGCAATGCGATCAGCGCGCATCCCGGCATCGAAATGGTGAGCTTCACCGGCTCGACCCGCGCCGGCATCCTGGTCGCCAAGGCGGCCGCCGACACCGTTAAGCGCGTCCATCAGGAACTGGGCGGCAAGTCGCCGAACATCGTCCTGCCCGACGCCGATTTCGCCGCGGTGCTGCCGCCGACGGTGCAGGGCGTGCTGGTCAACACCGGCCAGAGCTGCATCGCGCCGACGCGGATCCTGGTCCAGAAGGAGCGCGAGGCCGAGGCGGTCGGCGTCATCAAGGCGATGTTCGACGGGACGCAGGTCGGCGATCCGATGAGCGAAGGCGGCCATATCGGCCCCGTCGTCAACAAGGCGCAGTTCGACAAGATCCAGGGCCTGATCCAGTCGGCGATCGACGAGGGCGCGACGCTGGAAACCGGCGGCACCGGGCTGCCCAGCAACGTCAACCGCGGCTATTATATCAAGCCGACGGTGTTCTCGGGCGTCACCCGCGACATGCGTATCGCGAACGAGGAAATCTTTGGCCCGGTCGCGACGATCATGGCCTATGGCGACCTCGACGAAGCGGTCGATATCGCCAACGACACCGAATATGGTCTGTCGGCAGTCATATCCGGCGACCCGGCGAAGGCCGCCGCTGTGGCACCGAAGCTGCGTGCCGGCATGGTCGCGGTCAACGCCTGGGGCCCCGGCCCGGGCGCGGCGTTCGGCGGCTACAAGGCGTCGGGCAACGGCCGCGAAGGCGGCGTGTTCGGGTTGAAGGACTTTATGGAAGTGAAGTCGATCAGCGGCATTCCGGCGTAA
- a CDS encoding PQQ-dependent sugar dehydrogenase: MRMRVSVALTSLLLVSCGGGGSGGDTPPAANAPPSFTSLQTASVAENIASAYQATASDPNSNALTFTIDGGADAARFAITPAGALSFAAAPDFDLPGDADSDNVYAVVLRVSDGQASVTQAVNITVTNSREGISVTRVGTGFNQPLYVAAIPGDSRVYVVEKGGDVYRFDPANGSRALVLDITDISTSGERGLLGLAPYPDHATSQRLFAVATATNGNVQVRRYTLGQPNSSTIYDTVLDIPHPGFDNHNGGWIGFGPDGHVYFAVGDGGGGGDPNNNAQNRNVQLGKILRFALGAGGSSYTPAPGNPFLAGGGDPYVFAFGLRNPFRASFSGSTLIIGDVGQGAVEEIDLVTTTQPGLNFGWRFLEGTQPYAGTAPAGLTPPVAEYGHGNGPRQGRSVTGGYVYRGPVTSLVGQYVFADFVSGNIWSIPFASLVAGQTLPSSRFARRNEDFTPNAGTLSNIASFGEDSAGNLFIVSIGGDIFMIRPG; this comes from the coding sequence ATGCGGATGCGCGTCTCTGTCGCCCTCACCTCGCTTTTGCTGGTTTCCTGCGGTGGCGGTGGGAGTGGCGGCGACACCCCGCCCGCTGCCAATGCGCCGCCCAGCTTCACTTCGCTGCAAACCGCCAGTGTCGCCGAAAACATCGCCAGCGCTTACCAGGCGACCGCGAGCGACCCCAACAGCAACGCGCTGACCTTCACCATCGACGGCGGTGCCGATGCGGCGCGCTTTGCGATCACTCCGGCCGGTGCGCTCAGTTTTGCCGCCGCGCCTGACTTCGACCTGCCTGGGGATGCCGACAGCGACAATGTCTATGCCGTCGTGCTGCGCGTCAGCGATGGCCAGGCGAGCGTCACGCAGGCGGTCAACATCACCGTCACCAACAGCCGCGAAGGCATATCGGTGACGCGCGTCGGCACCGGGTTCAACCAGCCGCTCTATGTCGCCGCGATCCCCGGCGACAGCCGCGTCTACGTCGTCGAAAAGGGCGGCGACGTGTACCGCTTCGACCCCGCGAACGGCAGCCGTGCACTGGTGCTCGACATCACCGACATTTCGACCAGCGGGGAACGCGGTCTGCTTGGCCTCGCGCCCTATCCCGACCATGCGACGTCGCAGCGGCTGTTCGCGGTCGCCACCGCGACCAATGGCAATGTGCAGGTGCGCCGCTACACTCTGGGCCAACCGAACAGTTCGACCATTTACGACACCGTGCTCGACATCCCGCACCCCGGGTTCGACAACCACAATGGCGGCTGGATAGGCTTCGGCCCCGACGGCCATGTCTATTTCGCGGTGGGCGACGGCGGCGGGGGCGGCGACCCGAACAACAATGCCCAGAACCGCAATGTCCAGCTCGGCAAGATCCTGCGCTTTGCGCTGGGCGCGGGGGGCAGCAGCTATACCCCGGCGCCCGGCAATCCGTTTCTGGCGGGCGGCGGCGATCCCTATGTCTTTGCCTTTGGCCTGCGCAATCCGTTTCGCGCCTCGTTCTCGGGCTCGACCCTGATTATCGGCGACGTCGGCCAGGGCGCGGTCGAGGAGATCGATCTGGTGACCACGACCCAGCCGGGGCTGAACTTCGGCTGGCGCTTTCTGGAGGGCACCCAGCCCTATGCGGGAACCGCGCCCGCCGGGCTGACCCCGCCCGTGGCCGAATATGGCCATGGCAACGGCCCGCGGCAGGGGCGCTCGGTGACCGGCGGCTATGTCTATCGCGGCCCGGTCACCTCGCTCGTCGGCCAATATGTTTTTGCCGATTTCGTGTCGGGCAATATCTGGTCGATACCCTTCGCCAGCCTTGTCGCTGGACAGACGCTCCCCTCGTCGCGCTTCGCGCGGCGCAACGAGGATTTCACCCCCAATGCCGGAACGCTTAGCAATATTGCGTCGTTCGGCGAAGACAGCGCGGGCAATTTGTTCATCGTCAGCATCGGCGGCGATATTTTCATGATCCGCCCCGGCTGA
- the argJ gene encoding bifunctional glutamate N-acetyltransferase/amino-acid acetyltransferase ArgJ: MTTRSPLAPAVFPALPEIAGVTRRVARAQYKNWDRCDLTYVELAPSTTIAGVFTRNVCCSSEVELGREQVKGGAGRALIVNAGNSNAFTGYRGREAVEAIMAQVANHLGCDASEVFVSSTGVIGVPLPKDKARAGVEAAFTAQPCSWEAAAETICTTDTFAKGSAASAVVGGTTVHIAGIVKGSGMIAPDMATMLGYIFTDAAVAPALLQEMLSEATGGTFNSITVDSDTSTSDTVLLFATGQAGHAPLTTRDDPGADALYAAIRQVALDLAQQVVRDGEGASKFIEIQVTGAVSDDSAKRVALAIANSPLVKTAIAGEDANWGRVVMAVGKAGEPADRDKLAIRFGDHWVAKDGLPVDGYDEAPVAAHLKGLEIRVGADLGLGEGRATVWTCDLTHGYISINADYRS, from the coding sequence ATGACCACCCGCTCCCCCCTCGCCCCCGCCGTCTTCCCCGCGCTCCCCGAAATCGCCGGGGTCACCCGCCGCGTCGCGCGCGCGCAGTACAAGAATTGGGATCGCTGCGACCTCACCTATGTCGAGCTGGCGCCGAGCACGACGATCGCGGGCGTCTTTACCCGCAATGTCTGCTGTTCATCCGAAGTCGAACTCGGCCGCGAGCAGGTCAAGGGCGGCGCCGGCCGCGCGCTGATCGTCAATGCGGGCAACAGCAACGCCTTCACCGGTTATCGCGGGCGCGAGGCGGTCGAGGCGATCATGGCGCAGGTTGCGAATCATCTCGGCTGCGACGCGTCCGAGGTGTTCGTCAGCTCGACCGGCGTGATCGGCGTGCCGCTCCCCAAGGACAAAGCGCGCGCCGGGGTCGAAGCTGCCTTCACCGCGCAGCCCTGCTCATGGGAAGCCGCCGCCGAAACGATCTGCACCACCGACACCTTCGCCAAGGGATCGGCCGCCAGCGCGGTCGTCGGCGGCACCACCGTCCATATAGCAGGGATCGTCAAGGGATCGGGCATGATCGCCCCCGACATGGCGACGATGCTCGGCTATATCTTCACCGACGCCGCGGTCGCCCCCGCGCTGCTGCAGGAGATGTTGAGCGAGGCGACCGGCGGGACGTTTAACAGTATCACGGTCGACAGCGATACCTCGACCAGCGACACCGTGCTGCTGTTCGCGACCGGACAGGCGGGCCACGCTCCGCTGACCACCCGCGACGATCCCGGCGCCGACGCCCTCTACGCCGCGATCCGCCAAGTTGCGCTCGACCTCGCGCAGCAAGTCGTGCGCGACGGCGAAGGCGCCTCAAAGTTCATCGAAATTCAGGTGACCGGCGCCGTCAGCGACGACAGCGCCAAGCGCGTCGCGCTCGCCATCGCCAATTCGCCGCTGGTCAAGACCGCGATCGCGGGCGAGGATGCCAACTGGGGCCGCGTCGTGATGGCGGTCGGCAAGGCCGGCGAACCCGCCGACCGCGACAAGCTCGCAATCCGCTTCGGCGATCATTGGGTGGCGAAGGACGGCCTGCCCGTCGATGGCTATGACGAGGCACCAGTCGCGGCGCATCTCAAAGGCCTCGAAATCCGTGTCGGCGCCGACCTTGGCTTGGGCGAAGGCCGCGCGACCGTCTGGACCTGCGACCTGACGCACGGCTACATAAGCATCAACGCAGACTATCGGAGCTGA
- a CDS encoding PQQ-dependent dehydrogenase, methanol/ethanol family yields MAKRVFSAALLGGALLALAACNASKNDSVTTGGSLDAAEKASETLLKTGGNGDDWGAIGFSYDEQRFSPLTDIDASNVGQLGIAWSADLEDARGQEATPVVVDGVMYVSHAWSKVSAWDAATGKSLWKFDPKVPGESAVNACCDVVNRGVAVWGDKLFVGTIDGRLIALDRKTGTEVWSTQTVDAAKPYTITGAPRVVKDMVLIGNGGAEFGVRGYVTAYDADTGKERWRFYTAPNPTKAKDGTASDDIFASKGNATWSDKGEWQTSGGGGTVWDAIVYDKDLDQVYLGVGNGNPWNHGTRSNGEGDNWFLSSIVAVDATTGKYKWHYQETPAETWDYTATQPIILAEQAVNGTPTKVLYHAPKNGFFFTLDRSNGKLIDAKPFVDGINWATGYNLATGRPIENPEARFYKTGKPFIAIPGALGAHNWHPMSYNPKTGLVYIPAQQIPQGYLTDMNELDRRKVLGFNVGTSLTGTALPDDKAAFRAAVAATTGRLVAFDPRSGKVAWAVDHPAAWNGGTMTTAGNLVFQGTSLGRFRAYTADTGKQLLDLDMQSGIVSAPSTFRVGGVQYVAFMTSKGGAFPLVAGVAGGATRKIPNIPRLVVLKIGGTAKLPAPPATTTLAWNPPPMTASLAQVAAGKAQFGRYCMVCHGDSAIGNGFTPDLRVSGTLANVEAWKSVVIDGALKDRGMVSFAKVLTPQDAEAIRAYVIERSNWTKANLADSAAPMGR; encoded by the coding sequence ATGGCGAAACGGGTCTTTTCGGCCGCGCTGCTGGGCGGCGCGCTACTGGCATTGGCGGCGTGCAACGCATCGAAGAATGACAGCGTCACCACCGGCGGATCGCTCGACGCCGCCGAAAAAGCCAGCGAGACCCTGCTCAAGACCGGCGGCAACGGCGACGACTGGGGCGCCATCGGCTTCAGCTATGACGAACAACGGTTCAGCCCGCTGACCGACATCGACGCGAGCAACGTCGGCCAGTTGGGCATCGCCTGGAGCGCCGACCTGGAGGATGCGCGCGGCCAGGAGGCGACCCCCGTGGTCGTCGACGGCGTGATGTATGTCAGCCACGCCTGGTCAAAGGTCAGCGCGTGGGACGCGGCGACCGGCAAATCCCTATGGAAATTCGATCCCAAGGTTCCGGGCGAGAGCGCGGTCAATGCGTGCTGCGACGTCGTCAACCGCGGCGTCGCGGTGTGGGGCGACAAATTGTTCGTTGGCACGATCGACGGCCGCCTGATTGCCCTCGACCGCAAGACCGGCACGGAAGTCTGGTCGACGCAGACGGTCGACGCGGCGAAACCCTACACGATCACCGGCGCCCCGCGCGTCGTGAAGGACATGGTGCTGATCGGCAACGGTGGCGCCGAGTTCGGGGTGCGCGGCTATGTCACCGCCTATGACGCCGACACCGGCAAGGAGCGTTGGCGCTTCTACACCGCGCCCAATCCGACCAAGGCGAAGGATGGCACCGCGTCGGACGACATCTTTGCCAGCAAAGGCAACGCGACCTGGTCCGACAAGGGCGAGTGGCAGACATCGGGCGGCGGCGGGACGGTGTGGGACGCGATCGTTTACGACAAGGATCTCGACCAGGTTTATCTGGGGGTGGGCAACGGCAACCCATGGAACCACGGCACGCGCTCGAACGGCGAGGGCGACAACTGGTTCCTGTCGTCGATTGTCGCGGTCGACGCGACGACTGGCAAGTATAAGTGGCATTATCAGGAAACCCCGGCCGAGACGTGGGACTATACCGCGACCCAGCCGATCATCCTGGCCGAGCAGGCAGTGAACGGCACCCCGACCAAGGTGCTGTACCATGCACCGAAGAACGGCTTCTTCTTCACCCTCGATCGCAGCAACGGCAAACTGATCGACGCCAAGCCGTTTGTCGACGGGATCAACTGGGCCACCGGTTATAACCTCGCCACCGGGCGCCCGATCGAAAATCCCGAGGCGCGCTTCTACAAGACCGGCAAGCCGTTCATCGCCATCCCCGGCGCGCTCGGCGCGCACAACTGGCACCCGATGAGCTACAACCCCAAGACCGGGCTGGTTTACATCCCGGCACAGCAGATCCCGCAGGGCTATCTGACCGACATGAACGAGCTCGACCGCCGCAAGGTGCTCGGCTTCAACGTCGGCACCTCGCTGACCGGCACCGCGCTGCCCGACGACAAGGCGGCGTTCCGCGCCGCGGTTGCCGCGACCACAGGCCGCCTCGTCGCTTTCGACCCCCGCAGCGGCAAGGTCGCTTGGGCGGTCGATCATCCCGCGGCGTGGAACGGCGGCACGATGACGACCGCGGGCAATCTGGTGTTCCAGGGCACCAGCCTTGGCCGCTTCCGCGCCTATACCGCCGACACCGGCAAGCAGCTGCTCGACCTCGACATGCAATCGGGGATCGTCAGCGCGCCGTCGACCTTCCGTGTCGGCGGGGTGCAATATGTGGCGTTCATGACCAGCAAGGGCGGCGCCTTCCCGCTCGTCGCCGGGGTCGCGGGCGGCGCGACGCGCAAAATCCCTAACATCCCGCGCTTGGTCGTGCTCAAGATCGGCGGCACTGCGAAACTCCCCGCCCCGCCCGCGACGACGACGCTGGCGTGGAACCCGCCGCCGATGACCGCGAGCCTAGCGCAGGTCGCCGCGGGCAAGGCGCAGTTCGGGCGCTATTGCATGGTCTGCCACGGTGACAGCGCGATCGGCAACGGCTTCACCCCCGACCTCCGCGTCTCGGGTACGCTGGCCAACGTCGAGGCGTGGAAGTCCGTGGTGATCGACGGCGCCCTGAAAGATCGCGGCATGGTCAGTTTCGCCAAGGTGCTGACCCCGCAGGATGCCGAGGCGATCCGCGCCTATGTCATCGAACGATCGAACTGGACCAAGGCCAATCTGGCCGACAGCGCGGCGCCGATGGGGCGGTAG